A window from Heteronotia binoei isolate CCM8104 ecotype False Entrance Well chromosome 15, APGP_CSIRO_Hbin_v1, whole genome shotgun sequence encodes these proteins:
- the LOC132584574 gene encoding rhomboid-related protein 4-like: MVPWATLGLVALNVALFWHPIRSPGGSCLSVQTVWEQGQWHRLLLAPFHHLSLCHLLMNMATLFWLGRGMEQEVGSLRTGAVLLLLALLGGLLHLALNAFLAVATGHPWYWEHCAVGFSGVLFSLEAMGRQVEPLPVAVLASGVALTTRWLCILECLLLALVHPRSSFTGHVSGILAGLALSASPLQLGSGGSSN, encoded by the exons CTGGGCCTGGTGGCCCTGAACGTGGCCCTCTTCTGGCACCCCATCCGGTCTCCCGGCGGCTCCTGCCTGAGCGTGCAGACGGTGTGGGAGCAGGGCCAGTGGCACCGGCTGCTCCTGGCTCCTTTCCACCACCTGAGCCTGTGCCACCTGCTGATGAACATGGCCACCCTCTTCTGGCTGGGCaggggcatggagcaggaggtgGGCAGCCTGCGGACGGGCGCTGTGCTGCTCCTCCTGGCCCTGCTGGGGGGGCTGCTCCACCTGGCCCTCAACGCTTTCCTGGCCGTGGCCACCGGGCACCCGTGGTACTGGGAACACTGCGCCGTGGGATTCTCAG GGGTCCTCTTCTCGCTGGAAGCCATGGGCCGGCAGGTGGAGCCCTTGCCGGTGGCCGTGTTGGCCAGCGGCGTCGCCTTGACGACCAGGTGGCTGTGCATTCTGGAATGCCTACTGCTCGCCCTCGTCCACCCCAG gagctcctttacgggACATGTCTCCGGGATCCTGGCTGGGCTAGCCTTGTCCGCCTCCCCCTTGCAGCTTGGCAGTGGCGGCAGCAGCAACTGA